From the genome of Thioflexithrix psekupsensis, one region includes:
- the hemB gene encoding porphobilinogen synthase, with the protein MTVSTLFPAIRMRRMRRDDFSRRLMRENHLTVDNLIYPVFVTEGQQQRQPIDAMPGQVRFSLDELLKEAEIWARLGIPALALFPVVPSEKKSLEATEAWNPQGLVQRSVRALKQAVPELGIITDVALDPFTTHGQDGLIDASGYVVNDDTVAALVKQALSHAAAGADVIAPSDMMDGRIGQIRLALESHGYVNTRIMAYSAKYASSFYGPFRDAVGSAGALGQGNKYSYQMDPANSDEAIREVALDIQEGADMVMVKPGLPYLDIVRRVKTELGVPTFAYQVSGEYAMVKAAAQHGWLNETAIMLESLLCFRRAGADGILTYFAVQAAEALRKT; encoded by the coding sequence ATGACTGTTTCTACTCTTTTTCCCGCCATAAGAATGCGGAGAATGCGCCGCGATGATTTTTCTCGTCGTTTAATGCGGGAAAACCATTTAACGGTGGATAATTTAATTTATCCTGTATTTGTCACCGAAGGACAACAACAACGCCAACCCATTGATGCCATGCCCGGACAAGTGCGGTTTAGCCTAGATGAACTGCTCAAAGAAGCAGAAATTTGGGCGCGTTTGGGTATTCCTGCGTTGGCTTTGTTTCCCGTCGTACCGAGCGAAAAAAAATCATTGGAAGCGACAGAAGCCTGGAATCCCCAAGGTTTAGTTCAACGCAGTGTACGCGCCTTAAAACAAGCCGTGCCAGAATTAGGTATTATTACCGATGTGGCCTTAGACCCCTTTACCACCCACGGACAAGATGGATTAATTGACGCATCAGGTTATGTGGTGAATGATGACACGGTCGCCGCATTGGTCAAACAAGCCTTGTCACACGCCGCGGCGGGCGCGGATGTGATTGCGCCTTCAGATATGATGGATGGGCGCATTGGGCAAATTCGCCTTGCTTTAGAAAGTCATGGTTATGTGAATACGCGAATTATGGCGTATTCAGCTAAATATGCGTCTAGTTTTTACGGCCCGTTTCGGGATGCGGTGGGATCGGCAGGGGCGTTGGGACAGGGAAATAAGTATAGTTATCAAATGGATCCCGCTAACAGCGATGAAGCCATCCGCGAAGTCGCTTTGGATATTCAAGAAGGCGCGGATATGGTGATGGTTAAACCGGGTTTGCCTTATTTGGACATTGTGAGACGGGTAAAAACTGAATTGGGCGTTCCTACCTTTGCGTATCAGGTTAGTGGTGAATACGCCATGGTGAAAGCCGCCGCACAACACGGGTGGCTGAATGAAACTGCAATCATGTTAGAATCTCTGCTGTGTTTTCGTCGTGCGGGTGCGGATGGGATTTTAACTTATTTTGCGGTGCAAGCGGCTGAAGCCTTGCGTAAAACGTAA
- a CDS encoding MBL fold metallo-hydrolase yields MSNEKPFSITTLELGPMENFIYLIHDHATQRAAVVDPAWDVPSIVQAAEKLEVTITDVLLTHSHHDHVNGLTGLLQHYDAQIHLLKPEAQFWGHYLELPTLHHGGDQIQLGKTTIDILHTPGHTPGSACYQIDQHVITGDTLFIFGCGRCDLTGGDPEQMFYTLKRLGQELPPHTCLHPGHHYAEKTTSTIGEQLDGNPFMHFSELNAFIHYRMHQHDKIRQSPYRAEPKS; encoded by the coding sequence ATGTCTAATGAAAAACCTTTCTCCATTACCACGCTTGAATTAGGGCCAATGGAAAATTTTATTTACCTGATTCATGACCACGCCACCCAACGCGCTGCCGTCGTTGATCCCGCATGGGATGTGCCGTCAATTGTGCAAGCGGCTGAGAAATTGGAAGTCACCATTACTGATGTGTTATTAACCCACAGTCATCATGATCATGTGAATGGCTTAACGGGATTATTACAACACTATGATGCGCAAATTCATTTGTTAAAACCGGAAGCACAATTTTGGGGGCATTATTTAGAATTACCCACTTTACATCACGGTGGCGATCAGATTCAATTGGGCAAAACCACGATTGATATTTTACACACGCCCGGCCACACGCCCGGTTCGGCTTGTTATCAAATTGATCAACATGTGATCACGGGAGATACTTTATTTATTTTCGGTTGTGGACGCTGTGATTTAACGGGCGGCGACCCCGAACAAATGTTTTATACTTTAAAACGATTAGGGCAAGAATTACCGCCGCACACTTGTTTGCATCCCGGCCATCATTATGCCGAAAAAACCACTTCCACCATCGGCGAACAATTAGATGGCAATCCGTTTATGCACTTTAGTGAATTAAATGCGTTTATTCATTACCGAATGCACCAACACGATAAAATTCGTCAATCCCCTTATCGGGCAGAACCTAAATCTTAA
- the rpsI gene encoding 30S ribosomal protein S9 encodes MAITQYYSTGRRKSSSARVFVRSGSGSIMVNDRPLDEYFGRKTARMIVRQPLELIEMTDKFDIYVTVAGGGSSGQAGAIRHGLTRALIEYDENLRSPLRRAGFVTRDAREVERKKVGLHKARKRPQYSKR; translated from the coding sequence ATGGCTATCACACAATATTACAGTACAGGTCGTCGTAAAAGCTCATCTGCTCGCGTATTTGTCCGTTCTGGCAGTGGCAGCATTATGGTGAATGACCGCCCTTTAGACGAGTATTTTGGTCGTAAAACAGCGCGTATGATTGTGCGTCAACCGCTGGAATTGATTGAAATGACGGATAAATTCGATATTTACGTCACCGTAGCCGGCGGTGGCAGTTCTGGTCAAGCGGGTGCCATTCGTCACGGTTTGACTCGTGCCTTAATCGAATACGACGAAAATTTACGTTCGCCCTTGCGCCGTGCGGGTTTTGTCACTCGTGATGCGCGTGAAGTAGAACGGAAAAAAGTGGGCTTGCACAAAGCTCGCAAACGTCCTCAATACTCAAAACGTTAA
- the rplM gene encoding 50S ribosomal protein L13, translated as MKTFSARPQNVKRDWYVIDAENMVLGRLATEVARRLRGKHKPEYTPHIDTGDYIVVINAEKVHVTGRKRTDKMYYHHSGYPGGIKGISFDKLVQKHPERIIENAVKGMLPKGPLGRDMYRKLKVYAGAEHRHEAQQPVELKLNG; from the coding sequence ATGAAAACCTTCAGTGCCAGACCTCAGAACGTAAAACGCGACTGGTATGTGATCGATGCCGAGAATATGGTTCTGGGTCGGCTTGCTACCGAAGTTGCCCGTCGTTTACGTGGTAAACATAAGCCAGAATATACCCCCCATATCGACACTGGCGATTATATCGTGGTCATCAATGCAGAAAAAGTGCATGTCACCGGGCGCAAACGCACCGATAAAATGTACTATCATCACAGCGGCTACCCCGGTGGAATTAAAGGCATTAGTTTCGACAAACTGGTGCAAAAACACCCCGAACGCATTATTGAAAATGCCGTAAAAGGGATGTTACCCAAAGGGCCTTTAGGACGCGACATGTATCGCAAACTAAAAGTCTATGCCGGTGCCGAACATAGACACGAAGCCCAACAACCTGTCGAACTTAAATTAAACGGTTAA